The following is a genomic window from Candidatus Epulonipiscium sp..
TTTCTGCCTTATTATAATCAATGCTCGCTTGAAGTTCGTCGATGTAGGGGATGACATCTCTTTTAGAGGGCTCAAATTGCTCTAAGGATTTAGCCAATATTTTACCGTCTACGCCCCAAGTTTTTGCAAAATTGGCTGTTTCCTTTTTGACCCTTGCTCGTTTCCAATTTTCAAAGTCTTGGTCAAAATCCAATTCCGCTCTTATATGCCCGGTCAATAGTTCAGTTTCCACAAACTCTTTAAGCAGTTTAGCCTGTTCCGCCTGACCCATATCACTTAGTTCCTGTATTTCTTCATAAATTAGCCTAAGAGTTTCATCGTCTACGGTTTTAAAACCCTTCTCGTTCTTTATTCTAGAGCCTATAAGGCTTAATATATGCTCATCCATTTTAAATCGCTCGTTCTGCCACACATATTCATAGTACTGCATAACAGTCCCCAGTTGTTTAGAAGTATCCACAAAACATAAAATAAAATACTCCTTTGCTTTGGCATCAGATTTTAGACTTTCCCATTGCTACTATATCCTCAAAATATGCTTCTTTGCCTTCCATAAGCTCTTTGACTAAATTGTTAAGTTTAAAGGTTGTGGTTACTATGATGCCTCTCTTTGGTGATATTAGTTGCTTCTTTAGCTGGTAGGTATGTTTAGTATCATCAACTGATACGGCTTCATAGGCGGAGTAAGCTTTAAAGTTTTCACTAGTACTTTTATCCAGTTCATTTCTGTCTACTAGGAAGATAACCTTATCAAAACCACCACGGGTAGAGAGAAAGAGGGCGGTCTTAAAGCTGGTAATTGTCTTGCCCGAACCTGTGGCAGAATAAGTACAGCTGTAAATGATAAACAAGGATTTACACCTATAGCACTATTATTATCTTAATAAAATCCTATTTTTTATCTTCTACACTTTGCAACTTAGTTTCCATATCCTCCAAGGCCTTGATATAATCCTTTTCTACTTTTGAAATATCATCGATGTATAGTTCCTTATATTTTTTATATTCTTCCTTTGCCTTAAGCTCAGCTGTTTTAGCACTAATCTTTCCAGCATGAGTTAGAATTTCATGCTTGGACAGTTTAAGAAATCCATCCAAGGTCTCAATCCAATCTAACATATACATAGGTATTCTTCTTCTTGCTTGCATTTCAGCAAATTCAAGATAAGCAGAAACTATGCTATTTAGTGCAGATAATTCCTCTTCTGTACAATAGTTTTTTGCAACTAATGCATCCGCTTGTCTTGGTTGTTCTCCTTTAAAACTTAGCATTCCCATATAAGGCTTGTCTGCATCTGCTGAGTAATATATCTTTTCTGCAGCAGTTTGCCCATGAGCTGCCCAATGCATTTTGTTCTGTACTGTTTTAAAAAACAAAGTTGATTCACCAGTTTTAGGGTTATAGTCAACACTTGTTGCATAAATATCAAGTATTTTTCTCCAGAATACCTTTTCTGATGAACGTATATCTCGAATACGTTCTAACAACTCATTAAAATAGATTCCGCCACCATTATTTTTAAGAAGATCATCATTTAGGGCAAACCCTTTTTTCATATATTCCTTTAAAACATTGCTGGCCCAAATTCTAAACTGTGTACCTCGCAGAGATTTCACACGATAACCCACAGAAATAATAACATCCAAGTTATAATAGTCTACTTGGTATGTTTTTCCATCGGTTGCAGTTGTTGCAAAATTTGCAACAACTGAATCTCTTATCAGCTCACCCTCATTAAATATATTTTTTATATGCCTCGAGATAGTAGATTTATCACGCTGAAATAATTCAGCCATCTGATCTATAGAAAGCCAAACCGTATCATCCTCAAAAGTCGTTTCTATTTTAGTCAAACCGTCTTCTGTTTGGTACATTATAATTTCAGAGCTCATATTCATACTCCTTACATGATTTTATTTTTTATTTCAATGGTTCAATATAAGAAAGGAAGTCCACTAATCCTTTTTTTAGTTCATAGACCCCAATATAAGGCTGCTCTATATACCACATTGAATTTTTATTATAAATAAATATTCTATATACCCAATCCTCACTCATTGTATTGAGGTTAAGAGTATAGTAATCTCTTACCATGGGCCTATCATGTACTGTCATTATTCTTGTAGGTTTCGCACCTGATAGAATGTTTAATATTTCTGTAATTTCTTCATTATTTGTATACTTTACTAGAAGATTATCCTTATCTATTTCTACAACATTAACCTCATTTGCTAGGGGTAATTTTATAGGTTTGGCTAAAGGAAAAGTATTTATATAAATCACTGATACACTAATAATTATAATAAAAATAACAACTATACCAATACGTATTATTCTTTTCTTCAAATTCTTCTCTCCTAACTTTTCGATTAAGGAACCTGGTACTTTACAAAAAGTTTTTAATTAGAACTACCCTTCTTTGATTTCCTTGTCCGAATAATCAACCAGAGTTTTCCTACATTTCTTACAAAACCTTACATAATAGTTGGATCCGCCGCATACCATGTTTGAACTTCATTTGCTTCATTACGTCCCTTTATCCAAGCTACTCCAAAAATAAGTTTTTGTGATTTTGTGGTTGGAAGTATGTGATATCCCAAACCATTGTGAAGGTTAACGCTATCGTAATCATAACTACTAATCCTTTTACCATCTACGTAGATAGTATCAGCTGCAATTCCAATGGATAATTTAATGTCATCTTGATAAAAAGCTTTACATTCCAGCCCTTCTCCTGACTCATCATAAGATTCAATACTACTAAAATCAATTCCTTCCAAGGTACAATAAATTAGTTGAGGAAACATATCATTTTCATATTCTACAATTATCTTATATCTACCATCGATATCTGGAAATATATTTGAATTGCAATCAAGTTTAACTATCTTATATTTTATTTTGTTAGCATTATTATATATAGCTACAACTCCTAA
Proteins encoded in this region:
- a CDS encoding virulence RhuM family protein, yielding MNMSSEIIMYQTEDGLTKIETTFEDDTVWLSIDQMAELFQRDKSTISRHIKNIFNEGELIRDSVVANFATTATDGKTYQVDYYNLDVIISVGYRVKSLRGTQFRIWASNVLKEYMKKGFALNDDLLKNNGGGIYFNELLERIRDIRSSEKVFWRKILDIYATSVDYNPKTGESTLFFKTVQNKMHWAAHGQTAAEKIYYSADADKPYMGMLSFKGEQPRQADALVAKNYCTEEELSALNSIVSAYLEFAEMQARRRIPMYMLDWIETLDGFLKLSKHEILTHAGKISAKTAELKAKEEYKKYKELYIDDISKVEKDYIKALEDMETKLQSVEDKK
- a CDS encoding DUF5301 domain-containing protein, translated to MKKRIIRIGIVVIFIIIISVSVIYINTFPLAKPIKLPLANEVNVVEIDKDNLLVKYTNNEEITEILNILSGAKPTRIMTVHDRPMVRDYYTLNLNTMSEDWVYRIFIYNKNSMWYIEQPYIGVYELKKGLVDFLSYIEPLK